The following proteins are encoded in a genomic region of Cataglyphis hispanica isolate Lineage 1 chromosome 1, ULB_Chis1_1.0, whole genome shotgun sequence:
- the LOC126851288 gene encoding protein Mpv17 produces MQNIQKLYQKALKMYPMSTQAVQAGILMGLGDQIAQNFINNSKTIDLVRTMQFAGIGLFISGPTTRTWYGILDKYIGSKGYSVAIKKVACDQLLFAPTFIAVLLVAIGICQGKDIEKIKIKVQDEYSDILINNYKLWPMVQLINFSIVPLHYQVLVVQLVALFWNSYISYKTSLDKNNEFR; encoded by the exons atgcaaaatatacaaaaattataccaAAAAGCGCTAAAAATGTATCCTATGAGTACACAAGCAGTGCAAGCtg GAATATTAATGGGACTTGGTGATCAGATTGcacagaattttataaataattcgaaaacCATTGATTTGGTACGTACAATGCAATTTGCTGGGATTGGTTTGTTTATTAGT ggtCCAACAACAAGAACTTGGTATggtattttagataaatatataggtTCTAAAGGTTATTCTGTTGCAATAAAAAAGGTTGCATGCGACCAATTGTTATTTGCACCTACATTCATAGCAGTTTTATTAGTTGCTATTGGTATTTGTCAAGGAAaagatatcgaaaaaataaaaattaaagtacaaGATGAATATagtgacattttaataaataattataag ctTTGGCCTATGGTACAACTCATAAATTTCTCTATAGTACCTTTACATTATCAAGTTTTAGTTGTACAATTAGTTGCTTTATTTTGGAATAGctatatttcatacaaaacaagtttggataaaaataatgaatttagataa